Part of the Bombina bombina isolate aBomBom1 chromosome 8, aBomBom1.pri, whole genome shotgun sequence genome is shown below.
ggctccatcttcaagacatccggcatggagcatcctcttcaatcaacgtcttcttgcagaatgaaggttcctttaaattatgtcatccaatatggcgtcccttgaattccgaggacttctgccagcttcgttgaggatggatgttgggtcttcaaaagctgtaagtggatctttgggggttagtgttaggcttttttaagggtctattgggtgggttttatttttagattaggggtttgggcacttgaaaaagagctaaatgcccttttaagggcaatgcccatccaaatgcctttttcagttcaatggggagcttaggtattttttagtcaggattttatttggggggttggttgtgtgggtggtgggttttactgttggggggttgtttgtatttttttttacagttaaaagagctgatttcttttgggcaatgccccgcaaaaggcccttttaaggtctattggtagtttagtttagggtaggttttttttaatttgggggggcttttttattttgatagggctattagattaggtttaattagtttaaatatctgataatttattttttattttgtgtaatttagtgtttgtttttttgtaatttagttcattgtatttattttatgtaattaatgtaatttatttaattttagtgtacggttaggtgttagtgtaactcaggttaggttttattttacaggtaaatttgtatttattttagctaggtagttagaaattgttaataactatttagtaactattctacctagttaaaataaatacaaacttgcctgtaaaataaaaataaaccctaagctagctacaatgtaactattagttatattgtagctagcttagggtttattttacaggtaagcatttagttttaaataggaattatttaggtaaagatagtaggttttatttagatttattttaattatatttaagttagggggtgttacggttagggttagacttaggtttaggggttaataaatttagtatagtggtggcgatgttgggggctgcagattaggggttaataaatgtaggtaggtagcgacgacgttgggggcggcagactaggggttaataatatttaactagtgtttgcgatgtgggagtacggtggtttaggggttaatatgtttattatagtggcggcaatgtccggaaaggcagattagggggttaataaatttattatagtatttgcgatgtgggagggcctcggtttaggggttaataggtattttatgggttttagtgtactttttagcactttagttatgagttttatgttacggcattgtagcataaaacccataactactgactttcaggtatggatcttgaagttttaggctgtaccgctcactttttggcctcccaggcagactcgtaataccggcacaaaggaagtcccattaaaaaaggactttttgaaagctgcgatagttacgttgcgttacggccaaaaagtgtgtggtgcagctaaacctgcaagactcgtaataccagcggtagtgaaaaagagccttaacactgctttttccctcataccgcaaaactcataatctagccgtaagattgcaaaaaatagtaaacgaaattatcaaaaataaaaacaattagacctaatctaacagccctataaaaataaaaagccccccaactaaaaacacccccctaagctacaattaattaccaatagcccttaaagtggccttttatagggcattgccctaagtaaaacagctattttacctagaaaaaaatacaatgtctccccaacagtaaaatccaccacccaaccaacccccctaaaataaaaaaaaagtctaaaaaaaacctaagctacccattacttctaaaggggcatttgtatgggcattgcccttaaaagggtaatcggctcttttactgcccttaaaagggtattcagctcttttactgccctttaaaggatattcagctcttttaacctacccaaagccctaatcttaaaaaaaatttaaacaactttccaatttagttttatcaccaatttgctttgttctcttggtattcttagtggaatatgataatttctaagcccttgaaggccgcctcttattaaattcttttttatttgcttttcagaaCAGGGGAGagatagttcatgtaaaccatatagataacattgtgataacgCTTGTGGAttgtgacactgcactaattgactaaaatgaaagtcagtagataataaataaaatgtcatgtgatcagggggctgtccgaagatgcttagatacaagttaatcacagaggtaaaatatatatataatattaccgtgttggttatgcaaaactggggaatgggtaataaagggattatctatttttttaaacaagaacaattctggtgttgactgtccatttaacaagAGCAATACAGTCTTTTTCACAGTCTAGGTGAAAAATCCCAACCATGggctagtttctattgaggtggtaaagtttgtaaactggtggtaaaaacatttatctccattaaagtatatggacAGTTTTTATGTTGCtatcagtttccaaactttaccacctcaatggaaactagcccttagaGTCTATGAAGAACTTTTATGTTACcactagtttccaaactttaccacctcaatggaaactagcccttagagtctatggagaatttttatgttaccaccagtttccaaactttaccacctcaatggaaactaggcccaagTCTGTAGAATGCACCGGAATGCCCATGAATGCACCTTTGGTCTTTCCAGCAAGACACCATAGCAAAACGGACATTCAAATATTTTACAGTTACAATTATTTACATAAACTGTTTTGCAAGCGTATTTTTGATGAGTTGCTGTTAAAAATACTGTTATTGGTTCACATTTTGATATGTGAGATTTCACTCAACAATTAATGTTAATGGCAAGAACTCCCACTAATGAAACTAGGGCAACTATAGATAAAATAATGTTTAGTAATTTCTAACATGATATTGGCTTTACAGCAAGGTACCCTGTCAATCTCACAAGCATCTCTAAATATAGCCCAACAATACACAGATTTAGCTCACTATTAACTAGCATAACATTTATGTTATGACAGATATTTTAAGCTTACAGTTTTTTCtacttcatgtttttttttcttttaattagagAAACATATATTGAAAAGGAGGATAAACTACGACGAATCATTAAGCGAGTCTTGAAATGCGATGTGACGAAGAGTAACCCACTGGAACCAGAAGTCCTCCCTCTAGCTGATTGTTTGATCACTGCATTGTGTCTAGAAACAGCTTGTAAGGACCTAGATGCTTATCACTGTGCTATTAAGAATATTTCCACTTTGTTGAAGCCAGGAGGGCATCTGGTGATTATTGGGGTACTAGGCGATACATTCTACAAAGTTGGCCAACAGACATTTTTCTGCTTACCATTGGATGAACATAAAGTGAGGCAGGCGGTGGAAGATGCTGGCTACACTATCAGTGAAATTGATATATTTCCCATAGTAAATATGGAGGCACATGCTAGTATCACAGACAGCTATGCTAATTTCTTTCTGGTAGCAAAGAAAAATATGACTAAGTGAActagctttttatttaaaaaagccctGTACTTgtaaggaacataaaagtgcaaaataaaaatgctctaatgtagAATTATACAGGTATTTTCACACTATTCATTGCATATAACAATgtttttaatcccttaagaaagaaagaaacagagtCAGCTCCATGTCAGAAATGCACTTCTGGGACCTAGTTTAACTCTAGTTTAACCAATAATAAGACACAtaaagaaagagaagtgctctaccaggaaagaATAGCTTTTTAGCTCAATTGGATTAAAAGAGGCTGTTCCTAGGTGGTAGcccaccatagaacaagctagttGTCTATTGTTCATTCCGTTAGAGCACTTATCTTTTTGTATGTATTTGAATAATGACCCTGGGCAAGTCTTCATGCAGGTGATGAAGGAAAACAGACGTagactccctgcccaatgtgcttagaggaatatggcttcacctcactgatgagacccaaagaaggctgaaacgattgtttgGAGTTGCCATGCTCCTTGTTCAGAAGATGatagcctggtattttggggctggaatgaccttgttaggtgggatcagactgatactttaggaaagttttcctctgcgaaaagcacaattgggctaaatgaggctgctcctaggtagtaactcgccatagaacaagctactgagatgTTGTTTATCTCTTGTGGATTGCTTCTTTTTCTGTTTGTATATGACCGAATAATAAGAGACAAATGAGTTTAGTCACCAATCAGTATCAAgttcccagcagtacattgctgcccctaaacctgcctaggtatgctttccaacaaagaataccaagagaattaagtacatttaataaaataagtgaatTGAAGTCTCTtaaagtgcatgctctatatgaattgtgaatGCTTCattataatttccctttaaatttcatTCTTAGTAGTTTGTAAATCACCCAGCATTTGAAAATAATTGATTATAAACAATGTAAGGCTATTTTTTCatgttaaatgtattatttttaattatattattatgttatttacTGTTTTATTTGGTCAAGAGCTATAAACAATTTGATAAACATGAAAACCTTCTTGAAAACCACAAAAATAAAAGCGTAGTCTCTGTCTTAGGACAGTAATGTCATAAGGTatgctagtcctaaagcccatttacacgagccattttttgcagtacagcgatcccaccccttgctctctctctccccctctcttttgtgctcaatccccctctcttttgcgctctctctcgctccacctctcttttactctctctccccccccctctttttgcactctctctccccactctcttttgctctctctccccctctcttttgtgctctctccccctctcttttgcgctttctccccctctcttttgcgctctctctccctccacctctcttttgctctccctctatccccctctctttttctttccccccccccctctcttttgctgtctcacccttttcatttgtgctctctcccccctctcttttatgctctctctccccatctcttttgcgttctctctctcttttgcgctctcactccccccttttgtgccctctctctccccctctcttttgcactctctctctctcgtcctctcttttgcgctctctctcccctctcttttacgctctctcaccccctctcttttatggtctctcattccccctctcatttgcgctctctctctcccccctttcttttgcgttctctctctcttttgcgctctctctctccccccttttgtgtgctctctctccccctctcttttgcactctctctccccctctcttttgcgctctctctccccct
Proteins encoded:
- the LOC128638230 gene encoding nicotinamide N-methyltransferase, with protein sequence MDFTSGEKYQEHFDPKAYLASFCSFGSGRDNILHFRLQKCFKTFVLGGIKGKTLIDIGTGPSIYQLLSACEAFEEIIATDFTDNNRRELEKWLQKELGAFDWSATVKIVCELEGNRETYIEKEDKLRRIIKRVLKCDVTKSNPLEPEVLPLADCLITALCLETACKDLDAYHCAIKNISTLLKPGGHLVIIGVLGDTFYKVGQQTFFCLPLDEHKVRQAVEDAGYTISEIDIFPIVNMEAHASITDSYANFFLVAKKNMTK